The Streptomyces capitiformicae genome contains the following window.
GGCCTTGCGGAAGTAGTCGGCCAGGGCCAGCGTCCACGCCTCCGCGGCGGCCTTGGCGGCGGCATAGGAGGCGTTGCCTGCGGTGGGCTTGCTGGCACCGGCCGCGCTGATCAGCACGTACCGGCCGCGCTCGCTGCGCTGCAGGGCCTCGTGGAAGGCGAGGGAGGTGTGCTGCACGGTGCGGACGAGCAGCATCTCCAGGAAGTCCCAGTCGTCGAGGCTGGTCCTGGTGAAGGTCTCGCTGCCGCGCCAGCCGCCGACCAGGTGGACGAGTCCGTCGACCCGGCCGAAGTCCTTCTCGACGCGGGTGGCCCAGTCGCGGGTCGACTTGAGGTCGAGGAGGTCGACCGTGTCGCCCACGACGGTGGCCCCGCCGTGCGCGTAGCGGGCGGCGTCCACGGCCTCGGACAGCCGCTCCGGGTCGTTGTCGGAGCCGACGACGATCGCCCCCGCGTCGGCGAGGCGCAGCAGTGCCGCCCGGCCCGCGGGTCCGCCCGCGCCGGCCACCGCGATCACCGCGCCGCTCAGTGCTCCGTTGTCGTTCCCCATGATCTTCGCCTCCTGAGCAGCGCCTACGACGTCTACGACTCGCCCGCTCACGCGGCGGCCCGCTCGGCGGTCGCCGCAGTGATGCCCTTGGTCGAGGCGATCACGTTCTTCAGCTTCTTGGCGAGCGCCTCATAGAACATGCTGAGCGGAAACTCGTCCGGAAGCACGTCGTCGACGAGTTTGCGCGGCGGCTGCGTCAGATCCAGGGCGTCCGGGCCCTTGGCCCAGCGGGAGCCGGGGTGCGGGGCGAGGTAGCCGGCGACCAGCTCGTACCCGGCGAACCAGTGGACGAGCTTCGGGCGGTCGATGCCGTCGCGGTAGAGCTTCTCGATGTCGGCGCAGAGCTGGTTGGTGACCTGCGGGGCGCGCTGCCAGTCGATGTACAGCTTGTTGTCGGTCCAGCGGACCACGTCATGCTTGTGCAGATAGGCGAAGAGGAGCTGGCCACCGAGCCCGTCGTAGTTGCGGACACGCTCGCCGGTGACCGGGAAGCGGAACATACGGTCGAAGAGCACCGCGTACTGCACGTCGCGGGCCTGCGGGACGCCGTCGGCCTCCAGTTTCACGGCCTCCTTGAAGGCGGTGAGGTCGCAGCGCAGCTCTTCGAGGCCGTACATCCAGAACGGCTGGCGCTGCTTGATCATGAAGGGGTCGAAGGGCAGGTCGCCGTGGCTGTGGGTGCGGTCGTGGACCATGTCCCACAGGACGAAGGCCTCCTCGCAGCGCTTCTGGTCGTGGACCATCGCGGCGACGTCCTCGGGCAGTTCGAGGCCGAGGATGTCGACGGCGGCGTCGGTGACACGGCGGAAGCGGGCGGCCTCGCGGTCACAGAAGATGCCGCCCCAGGAGAAGCGGGCCGGGGCCTCGCGCACGGCGATGGTCTCCGGAAAGAGGACGGCCGAGTTGGTGTCGTAGCCGGCGGTGAAGTCCTCGAAGGTGATGCCGCAGAACAGCGGGTTGTCGTAGCGGGTGCGCTCCAGTTCGGCCAGCCAGTCGGGCCAGACCATGCGCAGCACGACCGCTTCGAGGTTGCGGTCCGGGTTGCCGTTCTGCGTGTACATCGGGAAGACGACCAGGTGCTGGAGGCCGTCCGCGCGGTTGGCAGCCGGCTGGAAGGCCAGCAGCGAGTCAAGGAAGTCGGGCACCTTGAAGCCGTCGTCGGCCCAGCGCCGCAGGTCCTTGACGAGCGCCTCGTGGTACACGGCGTCGTGCGGCAGCAGCGGCGAGATGGTCTGGACCGCGCCGATCACGTCCTGGACGGCCAGTTCGGCGTCCGCGGGGTCCGGGGCGGCGTCGGCGTCGAAGTCGATCGAACCGTCCTTGGACTGCCATGGCCGGATCCGCTCCACGGCATCCTTGAGCACGGGCCAGGCCGGGTGCTCCACCACCCTGCCGACCGAAGGAACAGCGCCCTCCGTACCCAGTTGCGCAAGAATTTCCGTCATGACCCCATCCTCCACGGGAGAACCTTTCGTAGGGACACCGTATGTAGGCGAGGTGCTCCGCCGCAAGACCGATCAAGAACGACCCGTGGCGGGCCCGTGGCGATCCGTGGCGCCCCGTACGGCGACGCCGGGGTCAACGCG
Protein-coding sequences here:
- a CDS encoding SDR family NAD(P)-dependent oxidoreductase, yielding MGNDNGALSGAVIAVAGAGGPAGRAALLRLADAGAIVVGSDNDPERLSEAVDAARYAHGGATVVGDTVDLLDLKSTRDWATRVEKDFGRVDGLVHLVGGWRGSETFTRTSLDDWDFLEMLLVRTVQHTSLAFHEALQRSERGRYVLISAAGASKPTAGNASYAAAKAAAEAWTLALADYFRKAGGPDGPTSAAAILVVKALVHDAMRAERPNAKFAGFTDVKELAEAIAGVWDKPAAEVNGNRLWLTEKP
- a CDS encoding DUF6421 family protein — protein: MTEILAQLGTEGAVPSVGRVVEHPAWPVLKDAVERIRPWQSKDGSIDFDADAAPDPADAELAVQDVIGAVQTISPLLPHDAVYHEALVKDLRRWADDGFKVPDFLDSLLAFQPAANRADGLQHLVVFPMYTQNGNPDRNLEAVVLRMVWPDWLAELERTRYDNPLFCGITFEDFTAGYDTNSAVLFPETIAVREAPARFSWGGIFCDREAARFRRVTDAAVDILGLELPEDVAAMVHDQKRCEEAFVLWDMVHDRTHSHGDLPFDPFMIKQRQPFWMYGLEELRCDLTAFKEAVKLEADGVPQARDVQYAVLFDRMFRFPVTGERVRNYDGLGGQLLFAYLHKHDVVRWTDNKLYIDWQRAPQVTNQLCADIEKLYRDGIDRPKLVHWFAGYELVAGYLAPHPGSRWAKGPDALDLTQPPRKLVDDVLPDEFPLSMFYEALAKKLKNVIASTKGITAATAERAAA